In the genome of Alkalinema sp. FACHB-956, one region contains:
- the ctpA gene encoding carboxyl-terminal processing protease CtpA, giving the protein MGKYVAWSRSLIVSLLAVVISVLAFAGSAQALTEEQRFVNEVWRIIDRAYVDASFNHQNWWAVREKFLKKAPEHREQTYVLMQEMLGLLGDPFTRIMQPEQYRSLQTSTSGELTGVGLQISLDTDTQRLKVIAPISGSPAAKAGIQPADAILEIDGLSTQGLSLDEAAGRMRGNIGSIVSLKVQHGNEPIKEYNIVRDRIELNPVIADLRTQPNGQKSGYIRLTQFNANAATEVAQAIKQLERQGASSYILDLRNNPGGLLQAGIEIAKQWIDNGTIVYTVNRQGTLGSFEAAGKALTQAPLVVLVNQGTASASEILAGALQDNGRAIILGEKTFGKGLIQSLFNLSDGSGLAVTVAKYETPNHRDINKLGITPDRVVPLQAIAPEQLGTDGDPQYRAALDTLQSQSLLAGIS; this is encoded by the coding sequence ATGGGAAAATATGTTGCCTGGTCTCGATCGCTGATTGTTTCGCTGCTAGCTGTTGTGATTTCCGTGCTGGCCTTTGCAGGGTCAGCCCAAGCGCTCACGGAGGAACAACGGTTTGTTAATGAAGTGTGGCGCATCATCGATCGGGCCTATGTGGACGCGAGTTTTAACCATCAGAATTGGTGGGCGGTACGGGAAAAGTTCTTGAAGAAAGCACCTGAACATCGCGAACAAACCTATGTCCTCATGCAGGAAATGCTGGGGCTGCTCGGGGATCCCTTCACCCGCATTATGCAGCCAGAGCAATACCGCAGCCTGCAAACCAGTACTTCCGGTGAATTGACTGGGGTGGGGTTGCAGATTTCCCTAGATACCGATACTCAACGACTGAAGGTGATTGCGCCGATCAGTGGGTCTCCTGCCGCGAAGGCTGGCATTCAACCAGCGGACGCGATCCTAGAAATTGATGGGCTATCGACACAGGGGCTGAGCCTCGATGAAGCCGCAGGGCGGATGCGCGGCAATATTGGCAGCATCGTGAGCCTCAAGGTGCAGCATGGCAATGAGCCGATCAAGGAATACAACATTGTCCGCGATCGCATTGAGTTAAATCCGGTCATTGCAGACCTGCGCACCCAGCCCAATGGACAAAAGAGTGGCTACATTCGTCTAACGCAGTTCAATGCCAATGCAGCCACGGAAGTAGCACAGGCCATCAAGCAACTGGAGCGCCAAGGAGCCAGCAGCTACATTCTGGATCTACGCAATAATCCGGGGGGGCTGTTGCAGGCCGGGATTGAGATTGCCAAGCAGTGGATCGACAATGGCACGATCGTCTATACCGTCAACCGCCAAGGAACCCTAGGTAGCTTTGAAGCGGCGGGTAAGGCGCTGACTCAAGCCCCGTTGGTTGTGTTAGTCAATCAAGGCACGGCCAGTGCTAGCGAAATTTTAGCGGGGGCTTTGCAGGACAATGGCCGCGCCATCATTCTGGGCGAGAAAACCTTCGGCAAGGGGTTGATTCAATCTCTGTTCAACCTATCCGATGGATCGGGGCTAGCGGTCACCGTAGCGAAGTACGAAACGCCGAACCATCGCGACATTAACAAGCTGGGGATTACCCCCGATCGCGTTGTGCCCTTGCAGGCGATCGCGCCGGAGCAATTGGGCACCGATGGCGATCCGCAATACCGAGCCGCATTGGATACCTTGCAATCCCAGTCGTTGCTAGCGGGAATTTCCTAG
- the petB gene encoding cytochrome b6 — translation MANVYDWFEERLEIQALADDVTSKYVPPHVNIFYCLGGITLTCFLIQFATGFAMTFYYKPTVAEAFSSVQYIMNEVNFGWLIRSIHRWSASMMVLMMILHVFRVYLTGGFKKPRELTWVSGVILSVITVSFGVTGYSLPWDQVGYWAVKIVSGVPEAIPVVGTLIADLLRGGASVGQATLTRYYSAHTFVLPWLIAVFMLIHFLMIRKQGISGPL, via the coding sequence ATGGCAAACGTGTACGACTGGTTCGAGGAGCGCTTAGAGATCCAGGCGCTCGCTGACGACGTAACCAGCAAGTACGTGCCGCCCCACGTGAATATTTTCTACTGCCTGGGTGGAATCACGCTGACTTGCTTTTTAATCCAGTTCGCCACTGGATTTGCAATGACTTTCTATTACAAGCCCACCGTAGCTGAAGCGTTTAGCTCCGTTCAGTACATCATGAACGAAGTCAACTTTGGCTGGTTGATTCGCTCCATCCATCGTTGGTCTGCCAGCATGATGGTGCTGATGATGATTCTGCACGTTTTCCGGGTTTACCTGACGGGTGGTTTCAAGAAACCCCGTGAGTTGACTTGGGTCAGTGGCGTGATTCTTTCTGTCATCACCGTCTCCTTTGGTGTGACCGGTTACTCCCTCCCTTGGGATCAGGTTGGCTACTGGGCGGTCAAGATCGTATCCGGTGTGCCCGAAGCGATTCCTGTCGTTGGGACGCTGATTGCCGACCTGCTACGGGGTGGTGCTAGTGTTGGTCAAGCAACCCTGACTCGCTACTACAGTGCTCACACATTTGTGCTGCCTTGGCTGATCGCCGTCTTCATGCTGATTCACTTCTTGATGATTCGGAAGCAAGGCATTTCCGGCCCTCTATAA
- the petD gene encoding cytochrome b6-f complex subunit IV, translating into MATLKKPDLTDPVLRAKLAKGMGHNYYGEPAWPNDLLYIFPVVILGTIALCVGLAVLDPALVGEPANPFATPLEILPEWYLYPVFNILRLVPNKLLGVVLMSSVPLGMITVPFIENVNKFQNPFRRPVAMAVFLFGTAVSMYLGAGAIFPVDKALTLGL; encoded by the coding sequence ATGGCAACTTTAAAAAAACCGGATCTAACCGATCCCGTATTGCGTGCGAAGCTAGCGAAGGGTATGGGTCACAACTACTATGGTGAACCCGCATGGCCCAACGACCTGCTTTACATCTTCCCCGTTGTAATTTTGGGCACGATCGCCCTGTGTGTCGGGTTAGCCGTTCTAGATCCTGCACTGGTGGGTGAGCCTGCTAACCCCTTTGCAACCCCCTTGGAAATTTTGCCCGAGTGGTACTTGTACCCTGTCTTCAACATTCTGCGCCTTGTTCCTAACAAGCTCCTAGGCGTTGTGTTGATGTCGTCTGTCCCCCTAGGAATGATTACGGTTCCTTTCATTGAAAATGTGAACAAGTTTCAAAATCCCTTCCGTCGCCCCGTCGCTATGGCTGTCTTCCTGTTTGGGACGGCTGTTTCGATGTACTTAGGTGCTGGCGCAATCTTCCCTGTGGACAAGGCGCTGACCTTAGGTCTGTAA
- a CDS encoding PRC-barrel domain-containing protein, producing the protein MSAEFRQRTDLLGTQVITRDTGKKLGVVSQLWVDIDSQEVVALSLRPSLFYGTPQPMMLSSIRQIGDVILVDDENVIEDIDVEQFNSLINCEVITETGEVLGKVRGYKFDIDNGKLESLTIASLGFPLIPDQVVSTFELGVTEIVSSGPDRLIVYEGAEERLNQMTVGVLERLGLGKAPWEKDELYAPPSPVRIENQLPSGQRVPLEAPPLRRPQVESVEETWDEDNWERQPEPLELRQPPQARQQARYLENEPADNWTNATTRDRYDEPYNEDDDADDYEDVEFAEVVEEVVDVTPVVEVQPTDAAKAAIVEPEATIADASTPEEASAEDPWTDPEATEYKPQALNIPDKVKQPEYEE; encoded by the coding sequence ATGTCAGCAGAATTTCGCCAACGCACCGATCTCCTGGGCACCCAAGTCATCACCCGCGACACGGGGAAAAAGCTAGGTGTCGTGAGTCAACTTTGGGTCGATATTGATAGCCAGGAAGTGGTTGCGCTGAGTCTGCGACCCAGTTTGTTCTACGGAACCCCCCAACCCATGATGCTGAGTAGCATTCGGCAAATTGGGGATGTCATCCTGGTGGATGACGAAAATGTGATTGAAGACATTGATGTTGAACAGTTCAATAGCCTGATCAACTGTGAAGTCATTACCGAAACCGGAGAAGTCCTAGGCAAGGTGCGGGGCTACAAGTTCGATATTGACAATGGCAAGCTGGAGTCCCTCACGATCGCGTCCCTGGGGTTTCCGCTCATTCCCGATCAAGTCGTTAGTACCTTTGAATTGGGGGTGACGGAAATTGTTAGCAGCGGCCCCGATCGCCTGATTGTCTATGAAGGAGCGGAAGAACGGCTAAATCAGATGACCGTCGGGGTCTTAGAACGCCTCGGTCTGGGTAAAGCGCCCTGGGAGAAGGATGAACTCTACGCCCCCCCCAGTCCTGTACGCATTGAAAATCAATTGCCCTCAGGTCAGCGGGTTCCCTTAGAAGCCCCGCCCCTGCGTCGTCCCCAGGTGGAAAGCGTAGAGGAAACCTGGGATGAAGATAACTGGGAACGCCAGCCAGAACCGCTGGAGCTACGGCAACCCCCCCAAGCCCGCCAGCAAGCGCGGTATTTAGAGAACGAACCTGCGGACAACTGGACGAACGCGACCACCCGCGATCGCTACGATGAACCCTACAACGAAGATGATGATGCCGACGACTACGAAGATGTTGAGTTCGCGGAAGTCGTCGAGGAAGTCGTAGATGTCACTCCTGTGGTGGAGGTTCAACCTACTGATGCAGCCAAGGCTGCGATCGTTGAACCCGAGGCCACGATCGCCGATGCCTCTACACCGGAGGAAGCCTCAGCGGAAGATCCTTGGACGGATCCCGAAGCGACAGAATACAAGCCACAAGCGCTGAATATTCCTGACAAAGTGAAGCAACCTGAATACGAAGAGTAA
- a CDS encoding trypsin-like peptidase domain-containing protein, producing the protein MAIPKISKFLVLVALLTGSIGTEAMLLALSSPVQAQEAPPQKPPIGVIGQDDRVTPSYSWMKRNKRKAVGQLEIQKADGKFYSCTFTVVGTNLGLTNTHCLLDDEGNGPLQVKAYAISHGSRYYKAANVDVIWTGLDFSPRTVGDYRRDWAIVRFNRSLGKSTGWFGQTNWSTDINQAGLTAVGKKVNLIGYSGDWPTAEKAQPGDIRGQTPGAHFNCNFLSVEIGLIIHDCDGTPGSSGTGIHTRNRKLQGLQVATVFDPKTKITAFSVAVPIDRFMPALVALRKTKGAGSTIVPRI; encoded by the coding sequence ATGGCAATTCCAAAGATCTCGAAGTTTCTTGTGTTGGTAGCATTACTCACTGGGTCGATCGGAACAGAGGCCATGCTGCTTGCGCTTTCCAGTCCAGTCCAAGCCCAGGAAGCCCCCCCTCAAAAGCCGCCGATCGGGGTAATTGGCCAAGACGATCGCGTGACGCCTTCCTACAGTTGGATGAAGCGTAATAAGCGAAAAGCGGTAGGGCAATTGGAAATTCAAAAAGCGGACGGAAAATTCTATAGCTGCACCTTTACGGTCGTGGGGACTAATCTTGGGTTAACCAATACCCATTGCCTTTTGGATGATGAGGGGAATGGGCCACTGCAAGTAAAAGCCTATGCAATATCCCACGGTAGTCGCTATTACAAAGCTGCCAATGTGGATGTGATTTGGACAGGACTCGATTTTTCTCCCAGAACGGTCGGCGATTATCGTCGCGATTGGGCGATCGTGCGATTTAACCGTAGTCTGGGCAAATCCACGGGATGGTTCGGCCAAACAAATTGGTCTACTGATATCAATCAAGCAGGATTAACGGCTGTTGGCAAAAAAGTAAACCTCATCGGCTACTCAGGGGATTGGCCGACGGCGGAAAAAGCGCAACCTGGTGACATCCGAGGTCAAACTCCTGGCGCTCATTTTAATTGCAATTTTCTGTCTGTAGAAATTGGTCTTATTATCCATGACTGCGATGGAACCCCAGGATCTTCGGGTACTGGAATTCATACCCGCAATCGTAAACTTCAAGGGCTACAAGTCGCGACCGTCTTTGATCCAAAAACTAAAATTACCGCTTTTAGTGTGGCGGTGCCGATCGATCGCTTCATGCCTGCCCTGGTAGCCTTGCGGAAAACTAAAGGTGCAGGGTCAACGATCGTCCCTCGGATCTAA
- a CDS encoding NAD-binding protein has protein sequence MKPRIIVCGLGQTGYKIYTLLKQQGLGVVGISTHPVVGGAVESSPNPRPNLRSDAISTSIPDINIPDIIVGDLRSASTLLAAGIRDAQTLVLATSDDALNLAVLVQARVLNPHIRIVNRLYNTSLGDRLDQTLAHHTSMSVSALAAPVFAFAALGNLAIGQLKLFNQTWPMHEEHIEADHPWRGRLLQELWDDRARMLIYYLPADHTTDLVSAMLRGERLQVGDRLIVATQPSVRLTQRSLKATVLKFLASLKRLHSHGRSAIVVLLLLFCTIFIATLTYICINFNTSVEDALYFSVGMITGAGGNERIAEQAPPSIKVFTAIMMLVGAGVIGVGYALLNDFVLGTRFHQLWDAAQVPQAGHYIVCGLGGVGMQIAKQLRDRGHEVVIIERDPHCRFLSTAHQLKLPVIQGDANLADVLQSAHIDAAQALLAVTSDDTANLEIALTAKGLSPRLAVIVRNQDPSFSHMAQQVFEFEAVLSPTELAAPSFAAVAFGGRILGNGLTGNHLWVALAALITENHPFCGQPVKEIAIQGDLVPLYLETSHQTIHGWPLLDASLSVGDILYLTVPAHRLDELWRSVQLPVIG, from the coding sequence ATGAAGCCGCGCATCATTGTTTGTGGTTTGGGTCAGACAGGATACAAGATTTACACGCTCCTGAAACAACAGGGGCTGGGCGTTGTCGGCATTAGTACCCATCCTGTCGTGGGAGGAGCAGTGGAATCTAGCCCCAACCCTAGACCTAATCTTCGATCCGACGCCATTTCCACCAGTATTCCCGACATTAATATTCCCGACATTATCGTTGGTGATTTACGATCGGCGTCCACATTGCTGGCAGCCGGGATCCGAGACGCCCAAACGTTGGTACTGGCTACCAGTGATGATGCCTTGAATCTAGCGGTTTTGGTGCAGGCCAGGGTGCTCAATCCCCACATTCGCATTGTCAATCGACTCTACAACACCAGTTTGGGCGATCGCCTCGATCAAACCTTGGCGCACCACACCAGCATGAGTGTCTCGGCGTTAGCGGCTCCCGTCTTTGCCTTCGCCGCGCTGGGCAACTTGGCGATCGGTCAGCTCAAATTGTTTAACCAAACTTGGCCGATGCATGAAGAGCATATTGAGGCAGATCATCCTTGGCGGGGGCGGCTTTTACAGGAACTGTGGGACGATCGCGCTCGTATGCTGATTTATTATCTCCCGGCGGATCATACGACAGACCTGGTGTCAGCAATGCTACGGGGGGAACGGTTACAAGTGGGAGATCGCTTAATTGTGGCAACCCAGCCCAGTGTACGGCTGACCCAGCGATCGCTCAAGGCAACCGTTCTCAAGTTTCTCGCCTCTCTCAAACGATTGCACTCCCATGGCCGATCGGCGATCGTGGTCTTGCTGCTGCTGTTTTGCACCATTTTTATCGCTACCCTGACCTACATTTGCATCAACTTCAATACATCGGTGGAGGATGCGCTCTATTTCTCCGTGGGCATGATTACGGGCGCAGGGGGCAACGAACGCATTGCCGAACAAGCCCCACCCAGCATTAAAGTGTTCACCGCCATCATGATGCTCGTCGGAGCTGGAGTCATTGGCGTGGGTTACGCCTTACTCAATGACTTTGTGCTGGGAACCCGCTTCCATCAATTGTGGGATGCGGCCCAAGTTCCCCAGGCGGGGCATTACATCGTCTGTGGGTTGGGGGGCGTTGGGATGCAGATTGCCAAACAATTGCGCGATCGCGGCCATGAGGTGGTGATTATTGAGCGAGATCCCCATTGTCGGTTCTTGAGCACCGCCCACCAACTCAAATTACCTGTAATTCAAGGGGACGCCAATCTCGCTGATGTCCTCCAGTCAGCCCACATTGATGCAGCCCAAGCTCTGCTCGCAGTCACCAGTGACGACACCGCGAATCTAGAAATTGCCCTAACGGCAAAGGGATTATCCCCTCGGTTGGCTGTGATTGTCCGCAATCAAGATCCCAGCTTTTCCCACATGGCTCAGCAGGTCTTCGAATTTGAAGCAGTGCTCAGTCCCACGGAGCTAGCCGCTCCTTCCTTCGCAGCGGTGGCCTTTGGGGGACGGATTTTGGGTAATGGCTTAACGGGCAACCATTTGTGGGTGGCCCTCGCAGCACTGATAACTGAGAATCACCCCTTTTGCGGTCAACCGGTCAAAGAGATTGCGATCCAGGGTGATTTAGTCCCGCTCTACTTGGAAACCTCTCACCAAACTATCCATGGGTGGCCCCTGCTGGATGCATCCCTGAGTGTAGGCGATATCCTGTACCTGACAGTACCGGCCCACCGCCTAGACGAACTGTGGCGATCGGTGCAACTTCCGGTGATTGGTTAG
- a CDS encoding HD domain-containing protein, which yields MTERTYHDALHGAITLNGADSTEGLLIRLIDTPAFQRLRRIRQLGPASLTFHGAEGSRFTHSLGVLAVARRAFDRLAGMHPQLEPFRSVVLCAALLHDIGHSALSHTGEEIFGTHHELWTGRILQESLPIRQLLDRFNPELLPQLEAVYHKKHPIPLVWQLVSSQLDCDRLDYLMRDSYFTGASYGHIDLDRILLALRYDPVTQQLTVAQKGMAAIEHYLVVRSFMYAQVYNHPKNLAATWTLERLFVRARDCWRRGELWADEVMAAWLEARGDQLSLDNYLALDDYRLLYHIQRWQGEADSVLAELCRQVYDRDLPKAIEVTSMAPEQQQSLLAQAHRLALQQGHPPDDAIGMRVACSRGYTLYQRGINLQTTQGLQEISERSALVRTLIQPIERTYLICPRTIVPLLQFDPPY from the coding sequence CTGACTGAACGGACTTACCACGATGCCCTCCATGGGGCCATTACCCTAAACGGGGCAGATTCCACGGAAGGGTTGCTGATTCGCTTAATTGATACCCCGGCCTTTCAGCGCCTGAGGCGTATCCGACAGTTAGGCCCAGCCAGCTTAACGTTCCATGGGGCAGAAGGATCGCGCTTTACCCATTCCCTGGGGGTGTTGGCCGTGGCTCGCCGTGCCTTCGATCGCCTCGCAGGGATGCATCCTCAATTGGAGCCGTTTCGATCGGTGGTTCTCTGTGCTGCGCTGTTACATGATATTGGGCATAGTGCCTTGAGTCATACCGGGGAAGAAATTTTTGGTACGCACCATGAACTGTGGACTGGCCGCATTTTGCAAGAGTCCCTCCCGATTCGCCAATTGCTCGATCGGTTCAACCCAGAACTGCTGCCCCAACTGGAAGCGGTCTATCACAAAAAACATCCCATTCCGCTAGTTTGGCAACTGGTCAGCAGTCAACTGGATTGCGATCGCTTGGACTACCTGATGCGAGATAGTTACTTCACAGGTGCCTCCTACGGTCATATTGACTTGGATCGGATTTTGCTAGCCCTGCGCTATGACCCCGTGACCCAACAACTCACGGTGGCGCAAAAGGGGATGGCCGCGATCGAACACTATTTGGTCGTGCGATCGTTCATGTATGCCCAGGTCTATAACCATCCGAAAAATTTAGCTGCAACTTGGACATTGGAGCGTCTATTTGTCCGGGCTCGGGATTGTTGGAGGCGGGGCGAACTCTGGGCTGATGAGGTGATGGCAGCTTGGTTAGAGGCGCGCGGGGATCAACTTTCGCTGGATAACTACCTGGCCTTGGATGACTATCGACTGCTCTATCACATTCAACGCTGGCAAGGGGAAGCGGATTCGGTATTAGCTGAGCTGTGCCGCCAGGTCTACGATCGGGACTTGCCCAAGGCGATCGAAGTGACGTCCATGGCCCCCGAACAGCAGCAGTCACTGCTGGCCCAAGCCCATCGTCTTGCCCTGCAACAGGGCCACCCTCCAGACGATGCGATCGGCATGCGGGTGGCCTGTAGTCGAGGCTATACCCTCTATCAGCGCGGCATTAACCTACAAACCACGCAGGGCTTGCAGGAAATCAGTGAACGATCGGCCCTCGTTCGCACGCTCATTCAACCGATTGAGCGAACCTACTTGATTTGCCCTCGGACGATCGTGCCACTTCTACAATTTGACCCTCCCTATTGA
- the ftsH gene encoding ATP-dependent zinc metalloprotease FtsH, protein MGLAISQTVLLASPVLAQQRQSPLSYGDLFDRIRKDKVEQVKIDPTQQVAKVYLKDAPKKDQPVEVQLLERNDELINLLNDQKVAWSVERSADNSALISIMIQLLAFLLLISAVMFVIRRSANGPGGPGQAMSFGKSRARFQMEAKTGVVFDDVAGIEEAKEELQEVVTFLRKPEKFTAVGARIPKGVLLVGPPGTGKTLLAKAIAGEAGVPFFSMSGSEFVEMFVGVGASRVRDLFKKAKENAPCIVFIDEIDAVGRQRSIGYGGGNDEREQTLNQLLTEMDGFEGNSGVIIIAATNRADVLDQALLRPGRFDRQVTVDLPTFKGRLGILEVHARNKKIEEEVSLEAIARRTPGFSGADLANLLNEAAILTARRRKEAMTMEEVEDAIDRLTIGLTLTPLLDSKKKRLIAYHEVGHALLMTLLKRSDPLNKVTIIPRSGGIGGFAQQAFNEDMVDSGLYTKAWMMDQIILTLGGRAAEEIVFGHDEVTAGASSDIRYVASAAREMVTRYGMTEMGLVALEGAGDVYATRGGNLTRTDYSEEVATQIDHKVREIAQQCLEEAKRILLENRSLMDRLVDLLLEKEMLEGDEFRQVVEEYQAKTEEVMISV, encoded by the coding sequence ATGGGTCTGGCCATTTCCCAGACCGTTCTGCTAGCTAGCCCTGTCCTTGCCCAGCAACGTCAAAGCCCCTTGAGTTATGGGGACTTGTTCGATCGCATCCGCAAGGACAAAGTGGAGCAGGTCAAAATTGATCCCACTCAGCAAGTGGCCAAGGTTTATTTAAAGGATGCGCCGAAGAAGGATCAGCCTGTTGAAGTGCAGTTGCTGGAGCGGAATGATGAACTGATCAATCTGCTGAATGACCAAAAAGTGGCTTGGAGTGTGGAGCGATCGGCAGATAACAGCGCCCTGATCAGCATCATGATCCAGTTGCTTGCGTTTCTCTTGCTGATTTCCGCCGTCATGTTTGTCATCCGGCGATCGGCCAATGGCCCCGGTGGCCCTGGTCAAGCTATGAGTTTTGGTAAGTCCCGTGCCCGCTTCCAAATGGAGGCAAAAACCGGCGTGGTGTTTGACGACGTAGCCGGGATTGAAGAAGCCAAGGAAGAACTTCAAGAAGTCGTGACTTTCCTGCGGAAGCCTGAGAAGTTTACCGCTGTGGGTGCCCGTATTCCCAAGGGTGTGTTACTGGTTGGGCCGCCGGGAACCGGGAAAACCTTGCTGGCCAAGGCGATCGCGGGAGAAGCGGGCGTGCCTTTCTTCAGCATGTCGGGGTCGGAATTTGTGGAAATGTTTGTCGGGGTTGGGGCCTCCCGGGTGCGGGATCTGTTCAAAAAAGCCAAGGAAAATGCCCCCTGCATCGTGTTCATCGATGAAATTGATGCGGTCGGTCGTCAGCGCAGTATTGGCTATGGTGGCGGCAACGATGAGCGGGAACAGACGCTGAACCAGTTACTGACAGAAATGGACGGGTTTGAGGGCAATTCCGGTGTGATTATCATCGCTGCCACCAACCGAGCCGATGTCTTGGATCAAGCCCTCCTGCGTCCAGGCCGATTTGATCGCCAGGTGACGGTGGATTTGCCCACCTTTAAGGGGCGCTTGGGCATTTTGGAAGTTCACGCCCGTAACAAAAAGATTGAAGAAGAGGTTTCCCTAGAGGCGATCGCCCGTCGGACACCCGGTTTCTCCGGTGCGGATTTGGCCAACTTGCTGAATGAGGCTGCCATTTTGACGGCCCGGCGACGCAAGGAAGCTATGACCATGGAAGAGGTGGAAGATGCGATCGATCGCCTGACGATTGGGCTAACGCTGACCCCGCTACTTGACAGTAAGAAAAAACGGCTGATTGCCTACCATGAAGTGGGCCATGCCTTGCTGATGACTCTGCTAAAGCGTTCTGATCCGTTAAACAAGGTGACGATTATTCCCCGATCGGGGGGGATTGGTGGGTTTGCCCAGCAAGCCTTTAACGAAGACATGGTAGACAGCGGCTTGTATACCAAAGCTTGGATGATGGATCAGATTATCCTGACCCTGGGCGGGCGGGCAGCGGAGGAGATTGTCTTCGGTCACGATGAAGTCACTGCGGGAGCCAGCAGCGATATCCGTTACGTGGCCAGTGCCGCACGGGAAATGGTGACGCGCTATGGCATGACGGAAATGGGATTGGTGGCACTGGAAGGTGCGGGCGATGTCTATGCCACTCGGGGCGGGAATTTAACCCGAACTGACTACTCGGAAGAAGTGGCCACCCAAATCGATCACAAGGTTCGAGAAATTGCCCAGCAATGTCTAGAGGAAGCAAAACGGATTCTGTTGGAGAATCGATCGCTGATGGATCGGCTAGTAGATCTGCTCCTAGAAAAGGAAATGCTAGAGGGAGATGAGTTCCGCCAAGTGGTTGAGGAGTATCAGGCGAAAACTGAAGAAGTTATGATTTCTGTCTAG